The following proteins come from a genomic window of Mauremys mutica isolate MM-2020 ecotype Southern chromosome 7, ASM2049712v1, whole genome shotgun sequence:
- the LOC123375143 gene encoding dual specificity protein phosphatase 26-like, with product MSEDGQNLPNHQRFPSATPVKELEHVLDSCRMELNHVDEVWPNLYIGDILIAHDKEELRKLGITHVLNAAHSTWESKGDQAFYGQEIHYCGIAAEDSTDFNLREHFYPASEYINKALSALNGKILVHCVLGKSRSATLVLAYLMIYHHLSLTNAVQRVIQHRAISPNQGFLKQLHDLDVELRDRTNLCELL from the exons ATGTCTGAAGACGGTCAGAACCTTCCAAACCATCAGCGTTTCCCATCTGCCACTCCTGtcaaagagctggagcatgttttGGACAGCTGCAGGATGGAATTAAATCATGTGGATGAAGTGTGGCCTAACCTGTATATAGGTGATAT CTTGATTGCACATGACAAGGAAGAACTGAGGAAACTTGGCATCACCCATGTACTGAATGCTGCACATTCCACATGGGAAAGTAAAGGAGATCAAGCCTTCTATGGCCAAGAAATCCATTATTGTGGAATAGCTGCAGAAGATTCAACTGATTTTAACCTGCGTGAGCATTTCTACCCTGCCTCAGAGTACATTAATAAAGCACTGAGTGCTCTGAACG GAAAGATCTTAGTTCACTGCGTTCTTGGTAAAAGCAGATCCGCCACCTTGGTGCTGGCTTACCTTATGATCTACCATCACTTATCATTGACCAATGCTGTCCAACGTGTCATCCAGCACCGAGCCATTTCACCAAACCAAGGGTTCCTGAAACAGCTACACGACCTAGATGTTGAATTGCGAGACAGGACAAACCTGTGTGAGCTCTTAtaa